In Streptantibioticus cattleyicolor NRRL 8057 = DSM 46488, a genomic segment contains:
- a CDS encoding IS30 family transposase, whose protein sequence is MQQGLSNKEACRIVGINEKTGRRWRNGRSADRRQKAAPPIHAVVPPSGPSRYLREDDRIYIADRLREKATVRAIAAELGRSPSTVSREIRRNRHPGNGQYRPHAAQARADARRPRPKPGKISQNPELRRFIQDRLHLRWSPEQICQALRAQFPQRPEMHVVHETVYQALYVQGRGELRRELARALRTGRARRKPRRQAQQRQPRFSTPMVMISERPAEAEDRAVPGHWEGDLIIGKDGASAIGTLVERATRYVMLLHLPDGRSAEHVRDALTDTVQTLPAHLVRSLTWDQGAEMAAHGAFTIATDIPVYFCDPASPWQRGSNENTNGLLRQYFPKGTDLSVHTREHLDAVAAELNGRPRKTLGWETPAERLHKLLAA, encoded by the coding sequence ATGCAGCAGGGCCTGAGCAACAAAGAGGCGTGCCGGATCGTCGGTATCAACGAGAAGACCGGCCGGCGATGGCGGAACGGCCGCAGCGCGGACCGCCGGCAGAAGGCGGCGCCACCGATCCACGCGGTGGTGCCGCCTTCTGGTCCGTCCCGGTACCTGCGCGAGGACGACCGGATCTACATCGCCGACCGGCTGCGGGAGAAGGCCACGGTTCGGGCGATCGCGGCCGAGCTGGGCCGCAGCCCGTCGACCGTCAGCCGCGAGATCCGCCGCAACCGGCATCCGGGCAACGGCCAGTACCGACCACACGCAGCCCAGGCCCGTGCCGATGCCCGCCGGCCCCGCCCCAAGCCGGGGAAGATCAGCCAGAACCCCGAACTGCGGCGCTTCATCCAGGATCGCCTGCATCTACGGTGGAGCCCCGAGCAGATCTGCCAGGCTCTGCGGGCACAGTTCCCCCAGCGGCCGGAGATGCACGTGGTCCACGAGACGGTCTACCAGGCCCTCTATGTCCAGGGCCGGGGAGAGCTGCGCCGCGAGCTGGCCCGCGCCCTGCGGACCGGCCGCGCCCGGCGCAAGCCTCGCCGCCAGGCCCAGCAGCGCCAACCGCGGTTCTCCACTCCCATGGTGATGATCAGCGAACGGCCCGCCGAGGCGGAAGACCGGGCCGTGCCCGGCCACTGGGAGGGCGACCTCATCATCGGCAAGGACGGAGCCTCCGCCATCGGCACCCTGGTCGAACGAGCCACCCGCTACGTCATGCTCCTGCACCTGCCCGACGGCCGCAGCGCCGAGCACGTCCGTGACGCCCTGACTGACACCGTCCAGACGCTGCCCGCCCACCTGGTGCGCTCGCTGACCTGGGACCAAGGCGCGGAGATGGCCGCGCACGGCGCGTTCACCATCGCCACCGACATCCCGGTCTACTTCTGCGATCCGGCCAGCCCCTGGCAGCGCGGCTCCAACGAGAACACCAACGGCCTGCTGCGGCAGTACTTCCCCAAGGGCACCGACCTGTCCGTCCACACCCGCGAGCACCTGGACGCCGTCGCTGCCGAACTCAACGGCCGCCCACGCAAAACGCTCGGCTGGGAAACCCCAGCCGAGCGCCTGCATAAACTGCTCGCGGCCTGA